A window of Bombina bombina isolate aBomBom1 chromosome 5, aBomBom1.pri, whole genome shotgun sequence genomic DNA:
ctacggggtctatttcataggttctctgttatcggtcgtagagattcatctcttaccttccttttcagatcgacgatatactcttatatatataccattacctctgctgatcttcgtttcagtactggtttggctttctacaacatgtagatgagtgtcctggggtaagtaagtcttattttctgtgacactctaagctatggttgggcacttttttataaagttctaaatatatgtattcaaacatttatttgccttgactcaagatgttcaacattccttatttcacacagtcagtttcatatttgggataatgcatttgaatcaatcatttttttcttaccttaaaatttgactttttccctgtgggctgttaggctcgcgggggctgaaaatgcttcattttattgcgtcattcttggcacggacttttttggcgcaaaattttttttctgtttccggcgtcatacgtgtcgccggaagttgcgtcatttttgacgttcttttgcgccaaaagtgtcggtgttccggatgtggcgtcatctttggcgccaaaagcatttaggcgccaaataatgtgggcgtcttattgggcgctaaaaaaatatgggcgtctcttttgtctccacattatttaagtctcattatttattgcttctggttgctagaagcttgttcactgccattttttcccattcctgaaactgtcatttaaggaatttgatcaattttgctttatatgttgttttttcttttacatattgcaagatgtcccacgttgcaactgagtgagaagatacttctggaaaatcgctgcctggtgctggagctaccaaagctaagtgtatctgctgtaaacttttggtagctgttcctccagctgttgtttgtattgcatgtcatgacaaacttattaatgcagataatatttcctttagtaaagttccattacctgttgctgttccgtcaacatctaatactcagagtgttcctgataacataagagattttgtttctaaatccattaagaaggctatgtctgttattcctccttctagtatgcataaaaagtcttttaaaacttctcattgttcagattaatttttaaatgaacattatcattctgattctgataatggttcttctggttcagaggattctgtctcagaggttgatgctgataaatcttcatatttatttaaaatggaatttattcgttctttacttaaagaagtcctaattgctttagaaattgaggattctggtcctcttgatactaaatctaaacgtttagataaggtttttaaatctcctgtagttattccagaagtttttcctgttcctggtgctatttctgaagtaatttccagagagtggaataatttgggtaattcatttactccttctaaacgttttaagcaattatatcctgtgccatctgacagattagagttttgggacaaaatccctaaggttgatggggctgtctctactcttgctaagcgtactactattcctacggcagatggtacttcctttaaggatccttcagaatggaaaattgaatcctttctaagaaaagcttatttgtgttcaggtaatcttcttagacctgctatatcattggctgatgttgctgcagcttcaactttttggttggaagctttagcgcaacaagtaacagatcataattctcatagcattattcttcttcttcaacatgctaataattttatttgtgatgccatctttgatatcattagagttgatgtcaggtatatgtctctagctattttagctagaagagctttatggcttaaaacttggaatgctgatatgtcttctaagtctactctactttccctttctttccagggtaataaattatttggttctcagttggactctattatctcaactgttactggagggaaaggaacttttttaccacaggataaaaaatctaaaggtaaattcaggtctaataatccttgttgtgacaaaaggaacgaaaacgaacaaaagcctgatccttcatcctcaggagcggtttcagtttggaaaccatctccagtctggaataaatccaagccttttagaaaatcaaagccagctcctaagtccacatgaaggtgcggccctcattccagctcagctggtagggggcagattacgttttttcaaagaaatttggatcaattccgttcacaatctttggattcagaacattatttcagaagggtacagaattggtttcaagataagacctcctgcaaagagattttttctttcctgtgtcccagtaaatccagcgaaggctcaagcatttctgaaatgtgtttcagatctagagttagctggagtaattatgccagttccagttctggaacaagggatggggttttattcaaatctcttcattgtaccaaagaaggagaattccttcagaccagttctggatctaaaaatattgaatcgttatgtaaggataccaacattcaaaatggtaactgtaaggactatcctgccttttgttcagcaagggcattatatgtctacaatagagttacaggatacatatctgcatattccgattcatccagatcactatcagtttctgagattctctttcctagacaagcattaccagtttgtggctctgccgtttggcctagcaacagctccaagaatttttacaaaggttctcggtgcccttctgtctgtaatcagagaacagggtattgtggtatttccttatttggacgatatcttggtacttgctcagtctttacatttagcagaatctcatacgaatcgacttgtgttgtttcttcaagatcatggttggaggatcaatttaccaaaaagttcattgattcctcagacaagggtaacctttttgggtttccagatagattcagtgtccatgactctatctttgacagacaagagacgtctaaaattgatatcggcttgtcgaaaccttcagtcacaatcattcccttcggtagccttatgcatggaaattctaggtcttatgactgctgcatcggacgcgatcccctttgctcgttttcatatgcgacctcttcagctctgtatgctgaaccaatggtgcagggattacacaaagatatctcaaataatatctttaaaaccgattgtacgacactctctgacgtggtggacagatcaccatcgtttagttcagggggcttcttttgttcttccgacctggactgtaatttcaacagatgcaagtcttacaggttggggagctgtgtgggggtctctgacggcacaaggggtttgggaatctcaggaggtgagattaccgatcaatattttggaactccgtgcaattttcagagctcttcagtcttggcctcttctgaagagagaatcgttcatttgttttcagacagacaatgtcacaactgtggcatacatcaatcatcaaggagggactcacagtcctctagctaagtatctcgaattctggtttgggcggaatccagctcctgtctagtttctgcggttcatatcccaggtatagacaattgggaagcggattatctcagtcgccaaacgttgcatccgggcgaatggtctcttcacccagaggtatttcttcagattgttcaaatgtggggacttccagaaatagatctgatggcctctcatctaaacaagaaacttcccaggtatctgtccagatccagggatcctcaagcggaagcagtggatgcattgtcacttccttggaagtatcatcctgcctatatctttccgcctctggttcttcttccaagagtgatctccaagattctgaaggaatgcttgtttgttctgctggtagctccagcatggcctcacaggttttggtatgcggatcttgtccggatggcttcttgccgaccgtggactcttccgttaagaccagaccttctgtcgcaaggtccttttttccatcaggatctcaaatccttaaatttaaaggtatggagattgaacgcttgattcttagtcaaagaggtttctctgactctgtgattaatactatgttacaggctcgtaaatctgtatctagggagatatattatagagtctggaagacttatatttcttggtgtctttctcatcatttttcctggcattcttttagaattccgagaattttacagtttcttcaggatggtttagataaaggtttgtccgcaagttccttgaaaggacaaatctctgctctttctgttctttttcacagaaagattgctattcttcctgatattcattgttttgtacaagctttggttcgtataaaacctgttattaagtcaatttctcctccttggagtttgaatttggttctgggggctcttcaagctcctccatttgaacctatgcattcattggacattaaattactttcttggaaagttttgtttcttttggccatctcttctgccagaagggtttctgaattatctgctctttcttgtgaatctccttttctgatttttcaccaggataaggcggtgttgcgaacttcttttgaatttttacctaaggttgtgaattccaacaacattactagagaaattgtggttccttcattatgtcctaatcctaagaattctaaggagaaatcattgcattctttggatgtagttagagctttgaaatattatgttgaagctactaagtctttccgaaagacttctagtctatttgttatcttttccggttctaggaaaggtcagaaggcctctgccatttctttggcatcttggttgaaatctttaatccatcatgcttatgtcgagtcgggtaaaactccgcctcaaaggattacagctcattctacttggtcagtttctacttcctgggcgtttaggaatgaagcttcggttgatcagatttgcaaagcagcaacttggtcttctttgcatacttttactaaattctaccattttgatgtgttttcttcttctgaagctgtttttggtagaaaagtacttcaggcagctgtttcagtttgaatcttctgcttatattttcagtttttttctttataagatttaaactttatttttgggtgtgaatttttctcagcggaattggctgtctttattttatccctccctctctagtgactcttgcgtggaaagatccacatcttgggtagtcattatccaatacgtcactagctcatggactcttgctaattacatgaaagaaaacataatttatgtaagaacttacctgataaattcatttctttcatattagcaagagtccatgagacccaccctttttgtggtggttatgatttttttgtataaagcacaattattccaattccttattttttatgctttcgcacttttttcttatcaccccacttcttggctattcgttaaactgatttgtgggtgtggtgaggggtgtatttgtaggcattttgaggtttgggaaactttgcccctcctggtaggaatgtatatcccatacgtcactagctcatggactcttgccaatatgaaagaaattaatttatcaggtaagttcttacataaattatgttttctattagctgcactgtttatcatcagaacgtttatcccactgatctgtgactgattcttgttgttagtaaagaccttagtaagtgtattctgcaccttcagctgctgctgtttgtcaCATGACCACAGACCTAatggacagtgtcctgtaaatttgtttttcacttaaaataacatgaaaccccaaatgtttttcattatttaaatagaacataacattttcaacaactttccaactgacttctattatgatattttcttcattctctagatatcatttattgaagcagctgcaatgcactactgggagctagctgagcagataaggtgagtcaatgacaagaggcttgtatgtgccactaatcagcagctagcgcaccatagtgcattatatgctttgtcacaaaggtccccaagggaataaagcagatttgataataggaggtaataggaaagttgtttaaatttgaataataaaagtttaattgtgactttgctgtccctttaatgtgtttctaatgacttgttttaccggtgtataaaatagtataaagtgtatgggaaatttcacctttagctttatttttatataaaataactgtttgctgtctgtaatttattttcattattaaattgtacacagccttttaaatgacctgatgCTCCGGCccatacttagcatatgcaggagatcacattatataaacatatgagtctgttattggctgatagctgtcacatggtacaggagtctgttattggctgatagctgtcacatggtacaggtgcagaactacatttatcagaaaacaatctactgctcttttaaattcatagtaagttgtattgcattttattttttttatgcatctgtggttttgttattctatattttatggttcttttaaatggactgaatttgccaaaagagcATCTCaatatattatcactctatgtaaacacaaattcttaTATTTTCTTAACTTTATCCaggaaaacaattgaaattaacattTAAGTGTTTTCTCTCCCACACCCCTATGTAGTGTGATGTAAGACAACTCagcattgaccaagagaagttaaaggactgggggtggagcacatgacaaaatgtctgacagtgagaattagtaggaagtacaataccaatactgcagtatccaatttaacttatatttaacatctgatatttaacatttgtttcaggaaaaaatattgtttcatataaatgatagagaccaaagataataatatatttgtaaagttgtgatatggccccacttaaatagattttctaccattatgttgtatagatctgggagattcatatttaaggggtaattataacactcacagagctaactgtactaaatgcttgtgctgaatcaatagcacatatgtaataacctaaacagctgatctgtatcacatgcaatgtaattataacactcacagagctaactgtactaaatgcttgtgctgaatcaatagcacatatgtaataacctaaacagctgatctgtatcacatgcaatgtaattataacacccacagcgctaactgtactaaatgcttgtgctgaatcagtagcacatatgtaataacctaatcagctgatctgtatcacatgcaatgtaattataacactcacagagctaactgtactaaatgcttgtgctgaatcaatagcacatatgtaataacctaatcagctgatctgtatcacatgcaatgtaattataacacccacagagctaactgtactaaatgcttgtgctgaatcaatagcacatatgtaataacctaaacagctgatctgtatcacatgtaatgtaattataacacccacagagctaactgtactaaatgcttgtgctgaatcaatagcacatatgtaataacctaatcagctgatctgtatcacatgcaatgtaattataacacacacagagctaactgtactaaatgcttgtgctgaatcaatagcacatatgtaataacctaatcagctgatctgtatcacatgtaatgtaattataacactcacagagctaactgtactaaatgcttgtgctgaatcaatagcacatatgtaataacctaaacagctgatctgtatcacatgcaatgtaattataacactcacagagctaactgtactaaatgcttgtgctgaatcaatagcacatatgtaataacctaaacagctgatctgtatcacatgtaatgtaattataacactcacagagctaactgtactaaatgcttgtgctgaatcaatagcacatatgtaataacctaaacagctgatctgtatcacatgcaatgtaattataacactcacagagctaactgtactaaatgcttgtgctgaatcaatagcacatatgtaataacctaatcagctgatctgtatcacatgtaatgtaattataacactcacagagctaactgtactaaatgcttgtgctgaatcaatagcacatatgtaataacctaaacagctgatctgtatcacatgcaatgtaattataacactcacagagctaactgtactaaatgcttgtgctgaatcaatagcacatatgtaataacctaatcagctgatctgtatcacatgcaatgtaattataacacccacagagctaactgtactaaatgcttgtgctgaatcaatagcacatatgtaataacctaaacagctgatctgtatcacatgaattgttatgtgtgcctttaattataccatacgtacagttaatcagaaccattatttattattatctgtctaaaccatttaatactcTTTTTACAGACACGACCAgatcactgagagatatcaggtattgatgtaactggagtgaataagggaaccttcttcctgagcacagacattggagcctgttatcagcatgaactcatatgtgttaggtgagtaaaatagatattatgctgactttaattactgggaaaatagaattaatcagtcattaaacaaatataaactattacatttatatctgcatctttaagaacatttgtgtcagtgaccgttataaagaaggagcaacatccattgggctgaggaggagggtaaaaaatactacaCCCCCCCCCCTGTCCTTTTAGACAGACCATGTCCTACAACTGCCTAACATCACCCccagacctggttcattactcagaacacctgcaactccatcttaccctgccctgacctcgctcatggaacacccataactacacttatgcctacCTTTTTCCcaagtgttccccaccccagaaccaccactgatttgtgtttaattttacagtgagtattattaaactaaagcagtttttggctgtttatataaatcaaacaaccaCACCCTCTCAAAACATTTCACACTGATAATTAGTCTgtgtctgtgatgattaagacatcatgttctcacccaactggttaagcatgagccgggcagggctgtatttgcagctgcttgtgcaatgttaaatgaggatgttggatgccacctctcttgccctgaatacagatgtacttgttccctggatgagaacattatccacatgcactttgtttaatgcggccctatagcttgttttcatcagtaattaGGTTTACTATGacgtagtaatgtttacattctatgtcatcctttttaatttgtgatttacaggtaaataaatttaaagggacactgaacccaaattttttgcttttgtgattcagatagattattcatttttaagcaactttctaatttactctaattatcattttttcttggttcacttgctatctttatttgaataagaaagcatctaagcttcttttttgtttcagacctctggacagcacttttttattggtggatgaatttatccaccaatcagcaagaataacccaggttattcaccaaaaatgggccggcatctaaacttacattcttgcatttccaataaagatagcaagagaaggaataaaatttgataataggagtaaattagaaagttgattaaaattgcatgctctatctgaatcactaaagaaaaaatttgggttcagtgtccctttaaaaatataaaacggaagacattttttagtataaaaaatgttttttttattgagatggattatattataaagaataaacagtcttatttttcttaattacattttttttttatgtagacaaacatgtgaatagttcatatccatccttcactacaggaagcatcagaatgatactgcAAACTCCAAAAAtcttagacactaatgactattcacaaacattggggatatcacagcagatatttaaagatgATGATGAATTGGCAGGAACAgggaagcaatcattatgtacagagagtaatttagtcatcaaacaagaggacatgtATGACTTATCTAGTGGAATGATTATCCCAgaagataaaccacacacatttactgagttttcaaaaaatattaaagaagggaaaagtctacagtctaaccaaatgattcatacaaaggagaaacctttcaaatctacagaatgcgagaaaaaaaaagtctcatctactagaacaccacaaaatacacacaggtgagaaaccacacacatgtactgagtgcagcaaatgttttacacaaaagagtttgctgaaaaatcatgaaaggattcacacaggggaaaagcttttcacatgtacagagtgtggaaaatgttttacagagaagagtagtctgaaaaagcatgaaaggattcacacaggagaaaagcttttcacatgtacagagtgtggaaaaagttttacaaagaaGAGTTATCTGataaagcatgaaaggattcacacaggggaaaagcctttcacatgtacagagtgtggaaaaagattTACACAAATAGttggtctgaaaactcatgaaaggattcacacaggagaaaagcctttcacatgtacagagtgtgggaaatgttttacacaaataaatagtctgaactaccatgaaaggagtcacacaggggaaaagcctttcatatgtacagagtgtggaaaaagttatatactaaagagtcatctgaaaattcatgaaaggagccacacaggagaaaagcctttcacatgtacagagtgtggaaaaagttatatactaaagagtcatctgaaaagtcatgaaaggattcacacaggagaaaagcctttcacatgtacagtgtgtggaaaaagttttaccgaaaaaagtaatctgaaaactcatgaaaagattcatacaggagaaaagtctttcacatgtacagagtgtggaaaaagttttacacaaaagagtaaattgaaaattcatgaaaggattcacacgggagaaaagcctttcacatgtacagagtgtggaaaatgttttacacgaaaGATTGAACTGAAATATCATgagaggattcacacaggagaaaagcctttcacatgtacagagtgtgggaaatgttttacacgaataaatagactgaaaactcatgaaaggagtcacacaggagaaaagtctttcacatgtacagtgtgtggaaaaagttttaccgaaaaaagtaatctgaaaactcatgaaaagattcatacaggagaaaagtctttcacatgtacagagtgtggaaaaagttttacacaaaagagtaaattgaaaattcatgaaaggattcacacgggagaaaagcctttcacatgtacagagtgtggaaaatgttttacacgaaaGATTGAACTGAAATATCATgagaggattcacacaggagaaaagcctttcacatgtacagagtgtggaaaaagttataTACTAAAGAGTCAACTGAAaagtcatgaaatgattcacacaggagaaaaacctttcacatgtacagagtgtggaaaaagttttacacataagagtaatctgaaaactcataaaatgagtcacacaggagaaaagcctttcacatgtacagagtgtggaaaaagttttacacaaattaatgatctgaaaactcatgaaaggattcacacaggagaaaagccgttcacatgtataGAGTGTGGAAAAACTTTTACACACAAGAggtatctgaaaagtcatgaaaggagtcacacaggagaaaaacctttcacatgtacagagtgtggaaaaagttttacagaaaagagtaatctgaaaacgcatgaaaggattcacacaggagaaaagccgttcacatgtacagagtgtggaaaaagttttacagaaaagagtaatctgaaaaagcatgaaaggtttcacacaggagaaaagccgttcacatgtacagagtgtggaaaaagtttttcaCGAATAGAtagtctgaaaagtcatgaaaggattcacaacggaagaaacctttcacatgtttagaaagtagggttgccaccttttgcccagccgATTCCCTGACACTTTGCAAATGGCCGTGGTTGAGGGTGTGGCTAGGGGTGTGgccttaaaatatattttactattttttggtCTGCCAGTAAAGGATTGAGTGTTATAATGTttaatttaatacacacacacaacaacgaTAGCTAGATATAGTCAGTTATATACAGTTTGGTAGACAGACTGACAGAAAGGTATATACATAAACAGATAAACGgattaagacatatatatatatatatatatatatatatatatatacacattagtagatacagacatataaacagatGGATAGAAAACAGATAGGCATAAAgagacagatatataaatagatacagacTAGTAGATAGTTACTAACATATAAACAgaccagtggcatcactaggggagTACAGACCGCACCCGGTTGACACCCTCCAAAAGGTGACACCACCACATTAATTTAACATTCATTAATCATGACACCGTTTTTTTTTTCCGTTTCCTAATGATGTGCTGGTGGTAGTGCCTTGTAAGAAAGAAGGGCCAAGGAGTCCTCCATGTTAAGGCAGATGCAGGGGGTGTTTAGCACAGAGGCAGGGGCCAGGGCTTCCCTAACTAAGCATCATGCTCGAAATTAAGTGACGTCATTATTGATGTTCGGTGCTGCGCCACGCACTGGCTTTAACAGTCCTCCAGACTGTAACGCTCAGCCACCCAAAGTGCCTCCCCCATTTGAGGAATACTGTTACAGCAGAACAGTGGGTGCTAGAGTGGTCCTGAGCATCTCACTGGATTATCTCTAATTGCCAGCTACTGACTGAAGCCCGTTTGTGATGCACATGGATGGTTTATTTGTGGTTGTGCTTGAGTGATATGGAAATGAAGGGATCTGGTGACAGAAGTGAGCAACAGCATAGTGCTGGCCGAGGGAGGAGCAGCTTCGAGTCAGCTCCGGTGTGACAGACAGGGAGCACCATACACAACCAGGCGCAGTTCAGCTGAGCTGACAAGTAAGCAACTTCTATCCCTGTCTGTCGCTGTACAGTTATGACAGTGAGCGATAACTGCGTGCACTGCACCACTGAATATGTTAGTTCTACAGATAGACGAGCCCTTCAGCACAAGTGTTCTGAATGGTGacatttttgtgttatttattttcgGCCCAAATGTTATGCTATGGTGCTTGTTTATTAGGAAATGGCATTTGCTACATATATTGTGGATGATCAGAATATGGCATAACTATAAACATATGATGGATCCGTTATGTACTTGAGTTGTCATAGGCTGAGCTGCAGCAATCAATTCATCTCTTGCAGGAATGTTGTGTCCCCCCCTTTCAGTTGTGTTTCCCCCTCCTTTCAGTGGTCTGTCTTCCCctccgtgtgtgtatgtgtatatatatataaaaacattacttGGGTTGGGGTTGACACCATGAGTTACCACACTAGGTATACAGAAAGATGAGCAGAAAGAGTCATATAAGGAAGATTTAAACCGAACTTGatgacaaaacattttatattaacaaagAAATGCATTAAAAAATTATGTAAATGCTGAGACATTTTTATTAGGTGGCCaacaacgaagttgcaggacaacctattgtta
This region includes:
- the LOC128659777 gene encoding zinc finger protein 721-like — translated: MMPQTPKIEDTNDYSQTLGISQQIFKDDDELAGTGKQSLCAERNLVIEQEDNIYDLSSEMIIPEDKPHIFTEFSKYIKEGKSLQSNQMIHTKEKLFKSTECEKSFRWKSHLLEHHKINTSKKPHTCTECGKSFPDKSNLKTHERSHTGEKPFTCAECGKCFTQKSNLKTHERSHTGEKPFTCTECGKCFTRINRLKTHERSHTGEKPFTCTECGKSFTEKSNLKTHKMSHTGEKPFTCTECGESFTRITSLKSHEKIHTGEKPFTCIECGKSFTRITSLKSHEKIHTGEKPFTCTECGNGFTLKSDLKKHERIHTGEKPFTCTECGKSFTLKSDLKKHERIHTGEKPFTCTECGKSFTEKSSLKKHERIHTGEKPFTCTECGNGFTLKSGLKKHERIHTGEKPFTCTECGKSFTRIDNLKSHEMSHTGEKQFTCTECGKSFTEKSSLKKHERIHTGEKPFTCTECGNGFTLKSDLKKHERIHTGEKPFTCTECGKSFTRIDNLKKHERIHKGEKLFTCTECGKCFTEKSSLKKHERIHTGEKLFTCTECGKSFTKKSYLIKHERIHTGEKPFTCTECGKRFTQIVGLKTHERIHTGEKPFTCTECGKCFTQINSLNYHERSHTGEKPFICTECGKSYILKSHLKIHERSHTGEKPFTCTECGKSYILKSHLKSHERIHTGEKPFTCTVCGKSFTEKSNLKTHEKIHTGEKSFTCTECGKSFTQKSKLKIHERIHTGEKPFTCTECGKCFTRKIELKYHERIHTGEKPFTCTECGKCFTRINRLKTHERSHTGEKSFTCTVCGKSFTEKSNLKTHEKIHTGEKSFTCTECGKSFTQKSKLKIHERIHTGEKPFTCTECGKCFTRKIELKYHERIHTGEKPFTCTECGKSYILKSQLKSHEMIHTGEKPFTCTECGKSFTHKSNLKTHKMSHTGEKPFTCTECGKSFTQINDLKTHERIHTGEKPFTCIECGKTFTHKRYLKSHERSHTGEKPFTCTECGKSFTEKSNLKTHERIHTGEKPFTCTECGKSFTEKSNLKKHERFHTGEKPFTCTECGKSFSRIDSLKSHERIHNGRNLSHV